The Candidatus Thermoplasmatota archaeon nucleotide sequence ACGGACCTCGCGAAGGAGCGCCTGCTCGACGCCGCGCGCGACGGCGTCCGAGAGCGCGCCTCCGAGGTCGACCCGACGGCCCATATGCGGACGCCGGGATTCGAACCCGGGCAGCAAGCTTGGGAAGCTTGCGTTCTACCGCTATACTACGTCCGCGACGCTGCCGCAAACGGGGCCGGGCGCATAAACCTTGACGCCTCACGCGCGCGCGATCGCCCCGCGCAGCACGCGGAACGCGCCGACGGCAAGCAGCACCGCGAAGAGGAAGTTGAGGCTCAGGACGACCTCGCCCACGGCAAAGGGCGCAAGGAACGCTGCGATGTAGTTGAAGAGCGCGTGGAGGACGACGGCGAAGGCGTAGTACGGCAGCACGGCCCACGCGCCGCGGCCGCCCAGGCGCGCGCGGGCCATGCCATAGCCCGTGACGCCGGTGGCGGCCGGGTGGACGAGGATCGAGGAGAGGCTGCGAGCGAGCACGGTGAGCAGCCAACCGAACGTTCCGCCTTCGACGAGCGCCTGCAGCTGGTACGCGAGATTCTCGGTGGCGCCAAAGCCAAGGCCGCAGGCCGCCCCATACACGGCGCCGTCGACGCTGCGGCGGATGCGCGAGCGGGCGAGGTTCACGCCGTAGGCC carries:
- a CDS encoding PrsW family glutamic-type intramembrane protease; its protein translation is AYGVNLARSRIRRSVDGAVYGAACGLGFGATENLAYQLQALVEGGTFGWLLTVLARSLSSILVHPAATGVTGYGMARARLGGRGAWAVLPYYAFAVVLHALFNYIAAFLAPFAVGEVVLSLNFLFAVLLAVGAFRVLRGAIARA